A genomic stretch from Flavobacterium humidisoli includes:
- a CDS encoding MarR family winged helix-turn-helix transcriptional regulator: protein MKDKTIDYILRATWQAVSRMYNEEAAKYDATMATGFALLSMDKEEGTPSTALGPRMGMEATSLTRTLKSMEEKGLIVRKKNPSDGRGVLIYLTDFGKEKRDLSKNTVLKFNEMVRKHVSEEKLNHFIEVSEIINELIHDKNIFNQENTEKE from the coding sequence ATGAAAGACAAAACGATAGATTATATTTTGAGAGCGACATGGCAAGCTGTTTCAAGAATGTATAATGAAGAGGCTGCCAAATATGATGCGACAATGGCAACAGGATTTGCTCTTTTAAGTATGGACAAGGAAGAAGGAACTCCATCAACCGCTTTAGGTCCGAGAATGGGCATGGAAGCCACCAGCTTAACTAGAACACTTAAATCTATGGAAGAAAAAGGTTTAATTGTTCGCAAAAAAAACCCAAGCGATGGTCGAGGTGTTTTGATCTACCTAACCGATTTTGGAAAAGAAAAAAGAGATTTATCTAAAAATACAGTTCTGAAGTTTAATGAAATGGTAAGAAAACATGTTTCAGAAGAAAAGCTGAATCATTTTATCGAAGTTTCTGAAATTATAAATGAACTGATTCATGATAAAAACATATTTAATCAAGAAAACACAGAAAAGGAATAA